In Vicugna pacos chromosome 10, VicPac4, whole genome shotgun sequence, the following proteins share a genomic window:
- the LOC102542304 gene encoding olfactory receptor 51D1, with translation MQKPQLLGPIMATSNVTLVHPAYFLLVGIPGLGPNIHFWLAFPLCCMYALATLGNLAIVLIIRVERRLHEPMYLFLAMLSTIDLVLSSVTMPKMASLFLTGIQEIEFNICLAQMFLIHALSAMESAVLLAMAFDRFVAICLPLRHAAVLTGPTVAKIGLAALTRGFVFFFPLPFILKRLSYCQRHTVTHSFCLHQDIMKLSCTDTTVNVVYGLFIILSVMGVDALFIGFSYVLILRAVLELSSRGAALKAFNTCVSHLCAVLAFYVPLIGLSVVHRLGGSTSLLHVIMANIYLLLPPVINPIVYGAKTKEIRSRVLHIFSRDGR, from the coding sequence ATGCAGAAGCCTCAGCTCTTGGGTCCTATCATGGCCACATCAAATGTAACTCTGGTCCATCCAGCCTATTTCCTGCTGGTGGGCATTCCTGGCCTGGGTCCTAACATACACTTTTGGCTGGCCTTCCCACTGTGTTGTATGTATGCCTTGGCCACCCTGGGCAACCTGGCCATTGTCCTCATCATCCGTGTGGAAAGGCGCCTGCATGAGCCCATGTACCTCTTCCTGGCCATGCTTTCCACCATTGACCTGGTGCTCTCCTCTGTCACCATGCCCAAGATGGCCAGCCTCTTCCTGACGGGCATCCAGGAGATTGAGTTCAACATCTGTCTGGCCCAGATGTTCCTCATCCATGCTCTGTCAGCCATGGAGTCCGCCGTCCTGCTGGCCATGGCGTTTGACCGCTTTGTGGCCATCTGCCTCCCACTGCGGCATGCTGCTGTGCTCACAGGGCCCACGGTCGCCAAGATCGGACTCGCTGCCCTGACCAGAGGGTTTGTattctttttccctctgccctTCATCCTGAAGCGATTGTCGTACTGTCAAAGGCACACTGTCACACACTCCTTCTGTCTGCACCAAGATATCATGAAGCTGTCCTGTACTGACACCACGGTCAACGTGGTGTATGGACTTTTCATCATCCTCTCAGTCATGGGCGTCGACGCCCTCTTCATTGGCTTCTCCTATGTCCTCATCCTGAGGGCTGTGTTGGAGCTGTCCTCCCGGGGGGCAGCACTCAAAGCTTTCAACACCTGCGTCTCACATCTGTGTGCTGTGTTGGCTTTCTACGTGCCCCTCATCGGGCTCTCTGTGGTGcacaggctgggtggctccaCCTCCCTGCTCCACGTGATTATGGCTAACATCTATCTACTGCTACCGCCCGTGATTAACCCTATAGTCTATGGAGCCAAAACCAAGGAGATTCGTTCACGGGTCCTCCATATATTCTCACGGGATGGCAGGTGA
- the LOC102542538 gene encoding olfactory receptor 51E1: MVGSNGNESSATYFILIGLPGLEEAQFWLAFPLCSLYLIAVLGNLTIIYIVRTEHSLHEPMYIFLCMLSGLDVLISTSSMPKMMAIFWFNSTTIQFDACLLQMFAIHSLSGMESTVLLAMAFDRYVAICHPLRHATVLTLPRVIKIGMAAVVRGAALMAPLPVFIKRLPFCRSNILSHSYCLHQDVMKLACADIHINIIYGLIVIISAIGLDSLLISLSYLLILKTVLGLTREAQAKAFGTCVSHVCAVFIFYVPFIGLSMVHRFGKRHDSLLPIIMANTYLLVPPVLNPIVYGVKTKEIRQRILRLFHVTTHTSVP, encoded by the coding sequence ATGGTGGGCTCCAACGGCAATGAATCCAGTGCCACATATTTCATTCTAATAGGCCTCCCAGGCCTGGAAGAAGCTCAGTTCTGGTTGGCCTTCCCGCTGTGCTCCCTCTACCTTATTGCTGTCCTAGGTAACTTGACGATCATCTACATCGTGCGGACAGAACATAGCCTACATGAACCCATGTATATCTTTCTTTGCATGCTTTCTGGCCTTGATGTCCTCATCTCCACCTCATCTATGCCCAAAATGATGGCCATCTTCTGGTTCAACTCCACTACCATCCAGTTTGATGCTTGTCTGCTACAGATGTTTGCCATCCACTCCTTATCTGGCATGGAGTCCACGGTGCTGCTGGCCATGGCCTTtgaccgctacgtggccatctgccaCCCACTGCGCCATGCCACTGTGCTCACGTTGCCTCGTGTTATCAAGATTGGCATGGCTGCGGTGGTACGGGGTGCTGCGCTTATGGCACCCCTGCCTGTCTTCATCAAACGGCTGCCTTTCTGCCGCTCCAATATCCTTTCCCATTCCTACTGCCTCCACCAAGATGTCATGAAGCTGGCTTGTGCTGATATCCACATCAATATCATCTACGGCCTCATTGTCATCATCTCTGCCATTGGCCTGGACTCACTTCTCATCTCTTTGTCATATCTGCTTATCCTAAAGACTGTGTTGGGCTTGACACGTGAAGCCCAGGCAAAGGCATTTGGCACTTGTGTCTCTCATGTGTGTGCTGTTTTCATATTCTATGTGCCTTTCATTGGATTGTCCATGGTACACCGCTTTGGCAAACGGCATGACTCCCTCCTGCCCATCATCATGGCCAACACCTACCTGCTTGTTCCTCCTGTGCTCAACCCTATTGTCTATGGAGTGAAGACAAAGGAGATCCGGCAGCGCATCCTCCGTCTTTTCCATGTGACCACACATACTTCAGTTCCCTAG